The genomic interval GCGCGGACATCGCCGCTGCAGTACGCTCGCTCAAGCAACGGGACGGCGCCAACCTGCTGACCCAGGGCAGCGCCGAACTGGTGCAGCAACTGCTGGCGGCAGACCTGGTAGATGAACTGCAACTGCTGATCCACCCGCTGCTGCTCGGCCAAGGCAAACGCCTGTTCGGTCATGACGCAGCAGCAGCGGCCTTTACCTTGCAGCAGTCGCAAGTCTCGCCCAAGGGCGTGATCATCAGCCGCTACGTGCGCGCAGGCCAGGTGCAGACCGGTTCATTCGACACGGTGTAATCCCATACAACTTTTGCCCCGCGCAGGCATCGAAACACAGGAAGCCCCTATCCGCTCCAAGGAGGTCAACCATGGCGCTGCGCACTACGCTGCTGCTTTCCTGCATGACCCTGGCGCTGCTCGGCTGCGCCGGCAACGATCAACCGGCACCGCCGCGCACCCAGCAGGTCGACCTGCAACGCTACCAGGGCACCTGGTATGAACTGGGCCGGCTGCCGATGTTCTTCCAGCGCAACTGCGTGCAGTCCGAGGCGCACTATGGCCTGCGCCCGGATGGCCGGATCGACGTGACCAACCGCTGCAAGGAAAAGGACGGCCAGTGGAACGAAGCCAAGGGCATCGCCGAGGCCCAGCAGCCGGGCAGCACCGACAAGCTGTGGGTGCGCTTCGACAACTGGTTCAGCCGCCTGGCACCGGGCCTGACCAAGGGCGAGTACTGGGTGCTGTATCACGACAAGGATTACCGGGTGGCGCTAGTGGGCCACCCCAACCGCGAGTACCTGTGGCTGCTTTCACGCACGCCTGCGGTCACCGACCAGCAGCGCGAGCAACTGCTGACCATCGCCCGGGAGCAAGGTTATGACACCAGCAAGCTCATTTGGCGGCAGGGAGACTAGCAGGCCGTCGACGGCAGGCAGCAATGCGGCTAAGGTGTGCGCCCGTCATACCTCGAAGGAGCGAGCACATTGATCACCTGCCACGTCAAATACATCGTCGACCCTTACCAGCTGCCTGCGTTCGAGGCCTATTCACGCCAGTGGATAGGCCTCGTCACGCGCATGGGCGGCCAGCATCACGGCTACTTCCTGCCTGCTGAGGGCGCTAACAACATCGCGTACTGCCTGTTCAGCTTCCCCAGCCTGGCGGCCTACGAGCAGTACCGCAGGCAGGCCGAGACCGACCCGGAATGCATCGCTGCAGTAGCCACAGCTACAGAGCAACGCTTCATCCTCAGCTACGAGCGCAGCTTCCTGAAACCGCTGCTGGGCTGAATCAAGGAGGTTGCACATGGACCTGCTGTTCCTCGGCACCTGCGCCGGGGTGCCCACCAAGGCACGCAATGTCAGCGCCACGGCGGTGATCGAAGCCAGTGGCAGCGGCTGGTACCTGGTCGACTGCGGCGAAGGCACCCAGCACCAGCTGCTGCGCACCCCGCTGTCGATCCGCGACCTGCGCGCCATTTTCATCACCCACGTGCACGGCGATCATTGCTTCGGCCTGCCCGGCCTGCTGGCCAGTGCCGGCATGAGCGGGCGTACGCAGCCGCTGGAACTGATCCTGCCCGCCGCGCTGCATGACTGGGTACGCCAGGGCCTGGCCGCCAGCGATACCTTCCTGCCGTTCGAACTGCGCCTGCTGGCCGTGGAAGATCTGGTCGAATGGCGCAACGATACTCTGCAGGTAACCACCGTTCAGCTGTCACACCGCGTTCCGAGCGTCGGGTTCATATTCACCGAACTCAACCCCGAACCGCGCCTGGACATCCCCCGCCTGGAAGCCGAAGGCATACCGCGTGGCCCGCTGTGGGGCGAGCTGGCCAGGGGTTTGACGGTGCAGCATGGCGAGCAGTTGCTGAATGGCAACGACTACCTGCGCCCTTCCCGGCCACCGCGGCGGGTGATCGTGTGCGGCGACAACGATACCCCCGAGCTGCTGGCCGACGCTGCCCAAGGCGCGGATGTGCTGGTGCACGAAGCCACGTTCACCCAGGCCGTGGTCGAACGCACCGGGGTCACCTTCGGCCATAGTACTGCAGCGGCGGTGGCGCGCTTTGCCGAAGCGGCGGGCGTGCGCAACCTGGTGCTGACGCATTTCAGCGCCCGCTACCAGAGCGACCCAAGGCGCAGCCCGAATATCGACAACGTGCGTGACGAAGCCCTCGTCCACTACAGCGGGCACCTGACCCTGGCGCAGGACCTGCAGCGCTATCACCTTGGCCGGGATGGCTGTCTTGAGCTGACCGGATGAATTAACATGGCCGGTTTTTCCAAAAGGACTTGGTCATGCAACGCATCGTGATTCTGGGCAACGCCGGCAGTGGCAAATCGACCCTGGCCCGGCAGATCGGCGCCCGCCTGGGGGCGTCGGTGGTACACCTTGACACGTTGTTCTGGGAGGCCGGCTGGGTAGAGCCGGATGCCGAGACCTTTCGCAGCCGGGTACGCGATGCGGTTAGCGGGCAAGCGTGGGTATGCGAGGGCAACTACAGCCGCCGCACCTTCGACCTGCGCTTGCCACGGGCCGACCTGGTTATCTGGCTGGATACACCACGGTTGACATGCCTGAAGCGGGTCATCCTGCGCAGTGTGCTGAACAAGCCACGGCCAGACCTGCCGGCTGGGTGTACCGAGCGGCTGGACCGGGCGTTTCTGACCTTCCTGAAGTTTGTGTGGACGTTCGACCGGGGCTATCGGCCAGGTATCGAAGCCAACCGCCAGGCAATCGGCCCGCAGGTGCCGGTTGTGCATCTGCGTGGTGACCGGCAGATTGCGGCGTTTGTGGAAGGCCTCACACAACCAGCACCAGCAGCGCGGTCCCTGTAGGAGCGCCCTTGTGTCGCGATCGGGCTGCACAGCAGCCCCAGCGATATCAGCGTTTACTTCCAAACCCTGGGGCTGCTGCGCAGCCCGATCGCGACACAAGGCCGCTCCCACAAAAAGCGCGGTCGCCTGATGCCCGAGGTGCTAGGCCGCCAAGCGCCCGCTGGCAATCGCCTCCGACGCCGCCAGCATCGCCCGCAGCAACACTGCGCAGCCCGCCGCCAGGTCATCGGGCGTGGCGTTCTCGATTTCGTTGTGGCTGATGCCGTTTTCGCAGGGCACGAAAATCATCCCCGCTGGCCCTAGTTCGGCCAGGAAGATCGCGTCATGCCCCGCGCCACTGACAATGTCCATGTGCGGCAACCCCAGCGCCTGCGCCGAGGCGCGCACGGCATCGACACAGCCTTTGTCGAAGTACAATGCCGGGAAGTCGGCCGTAGGCACCAGTTCGTGGCTCAAGCCATGCTTGGTACAGGTTGCCTCGATCACCCCGCGCACCTCGGCGATCATCGCACTCAGTTGCTCGCCCTCCAGGTGGCGGAAGTCCAGGGTCATGCGCACCTCACCCGGGATCACGTTACGCGAGCCTGGATACGCCTGCAGGCAACCCACAGTGCCACAGGCATGGGGCTGGTGGCCGAGGGCGGTATGGTTGACCGCCTCCACCACGGCGGCAGCGCCGACCAGGGCGTCCTTGCGCAGGTGCATGGGTGTCGGGCCCGCGTGGGCTTCGACGCCGCGCAGGGTCAGGTCGAACCACTTCTGCCCCAGCGCTCCGAGCACCACGCCGATGGTCTTGGCCTGGTCCTCAAGGATCGGGCCCTGTTCGATATGGGCTTCGAAATAAGCCCCAACCGGATGGCCCAGCACCGCGCGCGTACCGGCGTAGCCGATGGCGTTCAAGGCTTCACCCACGCTGATACCCTGGGCATCGCGCTTGGCCAGGGTTTCCGCCAGGCTGAACTTGCCGGCGAACACGCCTGAACCCATCATGCACGGTGCAAAGCGCGAGCCCTCTTCGTTGGTCCACACCACCACTTCCAGCGGTGCTTCGGTTTCCACGCCCAGGTCGTTCAGCGTACGGATCACCTCCAGCCCGGCCATCACACCGAAGCAGCCATCGAACTTGCCGCCCGTGGGCTGGGTGTCGATATGGCTGCCGGTCATCACCGGGGGCAGCTTGGGGTTACGCCCCGGGCGGCGGGCGAAGATGTTGCCGACGCCGTCGACACTGACCTCACACCCGGCCGCCTCGCACCACTGCACGAACAGGTCGCGGGCCTGGCGGTCGAGGTCGGTCAGGGCCAGGCGGCAGACACCGCCCTTGGCGGTGGCACCGAGGCGGGCCAGGTCCATCAGCGATTGCCACAGGCGGTTGCTGTCGACGTGCCGGGCGGTGGTTTCAAGCATCTCTTTGACTGGGGTCACGGGTTTCTCCTTCAGGCTTTTTTTGTGGTCGGTGCGGGCCTCTTCGCGGGTGAACCCGCTCCCACAGCCAAACCGGCGAGAACGTAGTACAGCGCGCCGCCCAGCAGCGAGCCGGTAAACCAGCCGTAGTCGTAGAACCAGCTGAAACTGCTGTTGCCAATCGCCAGTAACGTCAGCCCCACGGGCAAGGCAAAGGCGGCAAACCCGGCCCAGTTCCACGCCGGGTAGACGTCATCGCGGTACAACCCGGCCAGGTCCAGCTGCTGCCGACGGACCAGGAAGTAGTCCACCACCATGATCCCGGCAATCGGCCCGAGCAGGCTGGAGTAACCGAGCAGCCAGTTGGAGTACACGCTCTCCAGGCTCAGGTCCGAGACAATCAGGCCCAGTTTCTTAAGCAGTTCATGGCCCATCAGCGCCAGGCCGATAAAGCCGGTCAGCCATACCGCACGGCTGCGCCCGATCAGGCGTGGGGCAATGTTCTGGAAGTCGTTGGTCGGCGACACGATGTTCGCCGCCGTATTGGTCGACAGTGTGGCAATCACGATCAGCGCCATGGCCAGGGCCACCCAGAACGGGCTGTGGATTTTGCCGATCAGGCTGACCGGGTCGGACACCGTCTCGCCCACCAGAGACGCCGACGCGGCGGTCAGCACCACACCCAGCGAAGCGAACAGGAACATGGTCAGCGGCAGGCCGAAGATCTGCCCAAGAATCTGGTCTTTCTGGCTACGTGCGTAACGGCTGAAGTCGGGAATATTCAGCGACAAGGTGGCCCAGAAGCCGACCATGGCCGTAAGCCCGGCGCAGAAGTAACTGACCACGCTCGCCCCTTCCGGCCGCTTGGGCGGTTGCGCCAGCAGCTCGGTCATCGACATGTGCGGCAGGGCCCAGAACAGCAGCCCGACACCCACCGCCACCAGCAGCGGTGCCGAGAGCGTTTCCAGCCACTTGATCGACTCGGCGCCGCGCAGCACCACCCACAGGTTCAGGCACCAGAAGATCATGAAGCCGATCACCTCGCCAGTACCGGCCAAGGCCTTCCAGCCATCGAACACCGAACCCAGGAACAGGTGAATGGCCAAGCCGCCGAACAAGGTCTGGATACCAAACCAGCCACAGGCAACCACGGCGCGGATCAGGCACGGTACGTTGGAGCCCAGGATGCCGAACGACGAACGCAGCAGCACCGGGAACGGGATGCCGTACTTGGTGCCTGGGAAGGCGTTGAGGGTAAGCGGGATCAGTACGATCACGTTGGCCAGCAGGATCGCCAGCAGCGCTTCGCCAACGCTCAGGCCGAAGTAGGCGGTGAGCACGCCACCCAGGGTGTAGGTGGGTACGCAAATGGACATGCCCACCCACAGGGCAGTGATGTGCCATTTGTTCCAGGTGCGCTGGTGCACCTTGGTCGGCGCGATGTCTTGGTTGTAGCGCGGGCTGTCGAGGACATCACTGCCCTCGGACAGCTCAAACAGGCCATCCTGCTCGACCACTTCCGATCTGCTCTGTTGCATGGGCCCTTCTCCAGATTTTCTTGTAGTTGTTTGCTCATCGGGCTAATTCGATGGCCGGAGTACACACGCGTATTGGTGCTTAGAAATCTTGACCAGAATTCCATCTTGTCAAGTCAGTCAATAACCCCTGAAACCCCCGAAGTCAGCAGGTCAATAAAAATTAAGTGTTAAATTTCAAACAGTTAAAAACCACAAAAATAATAGGAAAATTTTCTTGAAGATTCCCAAATCAGCATCTAGCCTCGAATCTTGTCAGGTCTGACAGGATTAACCGCCCTGCCTGCCCTGCACCCGAGACAATTCCAAGAACCGGCCCAGACCGGTCAGCCTGCGAGGAAAAACGGCATGTCCCTGTTGATCCGTGGCGCCACCGTGGTCACCCACGAAGAGAGTTACCCCGCCGATGTCCTGTGTGTCGATGGCCTGATCCGTGCCATCGGGCCAAACCTCGAACCGCCCACCGACTGTGAAATCCTCGACGGCAGCGGCCAGTACCTGATGCCCGGCGGCATCGACCCGCATACCCACATGCAGTTGCCATTCATGGGCACCGTGGCCAGCGAGGATTTCTTCAGCGGCACCGCAGCGGGCCTTGCCGGCGGCACCACGTCGATCATCGACTTCGTCATCCCCAACCCGCAGCAGTCATTGCTGGAGGCCTTCCACACCTGGCGCGGCTGGGCGCAGAAGAGCGCCAGCGACTACGGCTTCCACGTTGCCATCACCTGGTGGAGCGAACAGGTGGCTGAAGAAATGGGCGAACTGGTAGCCAAGCATGGGGTGAACAGCTTCAAGCACTTCATGGCTTACAAGAATGCAATCATGGCCGCCGACGACACCCTGGTGGCCAGCTTCGAGCGCTGCCTGCAACTGGGTGCGGTGCCCACCGTGCATGCCGAGAACGGCGAACTGGTGTACCACCTGCAGAAAAAACTGCTTGCCCAGGGCCTGACCGGACCAGAGGCCCACCCCCTTTCGCGCCCTTCACAAGTGGAAGGTGAAGCGGCCAGCCGCGCCATCCGTATTGCCGAAACCATCGGTACGCCGCTGTATGTGGTGCACATTTCCAGCCGTGAAGCACTGGATGAAATCACCTATGCACGCGCCAAGGGCCAGCCGGTTTACGGCGAAGTCTTGCCCGGCCACCTGCTGCTGGACGACAGCGTCTACCGTGACCCGGACTGGGCCACAGCCGCTGGCTACGTGATGAGCCCGCCGTTCCGCCCGCGCGAGCACCAGGAGGCGCTGTGGCGTGGCTTGCAGTCGGGCAACCTGCACACCACGGCCACCGACCACTGCTGTTTCTGCGCCGAACAGAAAGCCATGGGCCGCGACGACTTCAGTCGCATCCCCAACGGCACCGCCGGCATCGAAGACCGCATGGCAGTGCTGTGGGATGCCGGTGTCAACAGCGGGCGCCTGTCGATGCATGAGTTCGTTGCGCTGACCTCCACCAACACGGCAAAAATCTTCAACCTTTTCCCACGCAAGGGCGCCATCCGCGTGGGTGCCGACGCCGACCTGGTGCTGTGGGACCCGCAGGGCACTCGCACTCTATCGGCCCAGACCCACCACCAGCGGGTGGACTTCAATATCTTTGAAGGCCGCACCGTGCGCGGGGTCCCCAGCCACACCATCAGCCAGGGCAAGGTGCTCTGGGCCGATGGTGACCTGCGCGCCGAGGCCGGGGCGGGGCGGTATGTGGAACGGCCGGCGTATCCGTCCGTGTACGAGGTGCTGGGGCGACGCGCCGAACAGCAGCGCCCGACGCCCGTTCAGCGCTGAGGCCATTGGGGCTGCTGCGCAGCCCATCGCCGGCAAGCCAAATATAATAAAGAGAGAGGCTACAACCGTGATCGACGCCCTGAACCACTTGCCGCGCCCCCGGGCCGGCGCCGACCAGCTGGCCGAGCGCTTCAGCGACCTGGCCCCACCCCTCACCGCTCGCCAGGCCGCCGTCGAAAGCGCGCGCTGCCTGTACTGCTATGACGCCCCCTGCGTCAATGCGTGCCCAAGCGACATCGACATCCCGTCGTTCATCCACCGCATCAGCGATGAAAACCTGCAAGGTGCCGCCGAGCGCATCCTTTCGGCCAACATCCTGGGTGGCAGCTGCGCCCGCGTGTGCCCCACCGAAATCCTCTGCCAGCAGGCCTGCGTGCGCAACAACGCGCAGGAATGTGCACCCGTATTGATCGGGCAGTTGCAGCGCTACGCCTTGGACAACGCGCATTTCACCGAGCACCCGTTCACGCGCTCACCGGCTACCGGCAAGCGCATCGCCGTGGTCGGCGCCGGGCCTGCCGGGTTGTCCTGCGCCCATCGCCTGGCCATGCACGGGCATGACGTGGTGGTGTTCGAGGCCAGCGACAAGGCGGGCGGCCTCAACGAGTACGGCATTGCCCGCTACAAGCTGGTCGACGACTACGCCCAGCGGGAAGTGGAGTTCCTGCTGGGCATTGGCGGCATCGAAATACGCCATGGCCAGCGCCTGGGCGGCAACCTCAGCCTGGGCGAACTGCGCGACCAGTACGATGCGGTGTTCCTCGGCCTCGGCCTGAATGCCGTGCGCCAGCTAGGCCTGCCAGACGAGGAAGCACCCGGCCTGCTCGCCGCCACCGAGTACATCCGTGAACTGCGCCAGGCAGACGACCTGAGCCAGCTGCCGCTGGCCGACCGCTGCCTGGTCATCGGCGCCGGCAACACGGCCATCGACATGGCGGTGCAGATGAGCCGCCTGGGCGCCCGCGACGTCAACCTGGTGTACCGCCGTGGCCACGCCGACATGGGCGCCACCGGCCACGAGCAGGACATCGCCAAGGCTAACCAGGTGCGCCTGCACACCTGGGCGCGCCCCGACGCCGTGCTGCTGGATGACGCCGGCAAGGTGCGCGGCATGCGCTTTGCTCGCACCGAACTAACGGACGGCCGACTGCGCGACACTGGCGAAACCTTCGAGCTGCAGGCCGATGCCATCTTCAAGGCCATCGGCCAGCGCTTCGACGATGCCTGCCTCGTCGACCCGGTGGCTGCACAACTGGCCCGGGACGGTGAGCGCATCCGCGTTGACCACACCCTGCAGACCAGCTTGCCGGGCGTATATGCCGGCGGCGACTGCACGGCCCTGGGCCAGGACCTCACTGTCCAGGCTGTGCAGCACGGCAAGCTGGCCGCCGAAGCCATCCATGCCCAACTCATGCTCAACGTGGAGGCAGCGTAAATGGCCGACTTGTCTATCGTATTTGCCGGCATCAAGGCACCCAACCCTTTCTGGCTGGCTTCCGCACCGCCAACCGACAAGGCCTACAACGTGGTCCGCGCCTTTGAGGCTGGCTGGGGCGGCGTGGTCTGGAAAACCCTGGGCGAGGACCCGGCAGCGGTCAACGTGTCGTCGCGCTACTCGGCGCACTACGGCGCCAACCGCCTGGTGCAGGGCATCAACAACATCGAGCTGATTACCGACCGTTCGCTGGAAATCAACCTGCGTGAAATCACCCAGGTAAAGAAGGACTGGCCCGACCGGGCATTGATCGTGTCGCTGATGGTGCCGTGCGTCGAGGACTCGTGGAAGTTCATCCTGCCGCTGGTAGAGGCCACCGGTGCCGATGGCATCGAGCTGAACTTCGGCTGCCCGCACGGCATGCCGGAGCGCGGCATGGGTGCGGCGGTCGGCCAGGTGCCTGAGTATGTGGAGCTGGTCACCCGCTGGTGCAAGACCTACTGCTCGCTGCCGGTGATCGTGAAGCTTACGCCCAACATCACCGACATCCGTCAGTCGGCCCGCGCCGCCCACCGTGGCGGGGCCGATGCGGTGTCGTTGATCAACACCATCAACTCCATCACCAGCGTCGACCTGGACCGTATGGTGGCCCACCCCATCGTCGGCGACCAAAGCACCCATGGCGGTTACTGCGGCTCGGCCGTAAAGCCGATTGCCCTGAACATGGTGGCAGAAATTGCCCGCGACCCGCAGACGCGTGGCCTACCGATCTGCGGCATTGGCGGCATCGGCAACTGGCGTGATGCGGCGGAGTTCATGGCCCTGGGCAGTGGCGCCGTCCAGGTGTGCACGGCAGCGATGCTGCATGGTTTTCGCATTGTCGAGGACATGAAGGACGGCCTGGCGCGCTGGATGGACCAGCATGGGCATCGCACCCTCGAGGCGTTCCGTGGCCAGGCGGTAGGGCACACCACCGACTGGAAGTACCTGGACATCAACTACAAATCGGTGGCGCACATCGACCAGGACGCCTGCATTGGCTGTGGGCGCTGCCACATTGCCTGTGAGGACACCTCACACCAGGCCATTGCCAGCACGCTGAAGGCAGATGGCACCCATGCCTACAGCGTGATCGAGGAGGAATGCGTGGGCTGCAACCTGTGCCAGATCACCTGCCCGGTTGAAAACTGCATCGAGATGCAGGCGCAGGATACCGGCAAACCGTACCTGAACTGGACACAGGACCCGCGTAACCCCTACCGCGAGGCCAGTTGAGGTAGATCACTGCCTGAACCCGCAACGCGATCGGTGTAGGAGCGGCCTTGTGCCGCGATGGGGCGCGAAGCGGCCCTGGGGTTTGAGCTTCGCCGCCGAAATTGCCGGGGCCGCTTCGCGCCCCATCGCGGCACAAGGCCGCTCCTACAATGGACCGCGTCAGGCTGGAACCTCGGTTCAAGGCTCCAGCCCGATCCCCCGCAAGATCACGCTGGTCACCGTTTGCACCGCACTCTCGAACGCCATGTCCGACAGCATCTCGCCGCCATTGAGCAACTGCACCTGGTAACCGAAGTCGGCATAGTGCTGGGTGGACGCCCAGATCATGTACAGCAATGCCGACGGCTCAACCGGCAGAATACGCCCCTCCTCCACCCAACGGCGGATCTTGGCTTCTTTCAATTTCGCCCAGGGCACCAGGCTGTCATCCAGGTTCACCCCAAGCACAGGCGCCCCGTGCAGCATCTCTTCGGCCCAGATCTTCGAGCCCAGTGGCCGCGAGCGCGAATGGCCCATCTTGGCCCTGATGTAGCTGGTCAGCACCACACGCGGGTCGTCGAAGTTCTCGAAGCACAGTGCGTCCTGCTTCCACACATCCAGCAGGTCCTGCAGCACCGCGCGGAACAGCTCGTCCTTGGTGCTGAAGTAATAATGCAGGTTGGAGCGCGGCAATTCGGCCTGCTCGGCGATATCGCCCATGGACGTGGCGCCATAACCTTTGTCGGCGAACACCTTTTCCGCCGCCTGCAAAATTTTCTCGATATTGCGTCGGCGGATTTCGATCTTGTGGTTGGCCATCAGGCTTGGGCCGTCCACACCGCCAGTTCATAGCCGTCCGGGTCGATGAAATGGAAGCGACGCCCGCCCGGAAAGGCAAAGGTCGCCCGGCTGATTGTCGCCCCGGCGGCCTCGACCCGCTGCTGTGTGGCATCGAGGTCGTCGGCGTACAAGATGACCAATGGCCCGCCCGGGCGTACTGGCTCGCCGGTGGTGAAGCCACCGGTCAGCCGGCCGTCACTGAACTCGGTATAGGCAGGCCCATAGTCGGTGAACGCCCAGCCGAACACGCTGCCATAGAAGGCTTTGCTGCTTGCGATGTCGCTGACATTGAACTCGATGTTGTCGATCTGCCGGTCAGTACCGCGAATGCCCATGTGTGCTCCGTGCCGTAGGGGTTTGGCCTAGTCTACTCCGGTCGTTTCACACTTTTATATCAGGCGGCCTGAAACATCCGTGTGATTACAGGCTGATGGCGATGGCTTGATGCGTCACCCATTGGTTGCGATCAGAAGCACGTCTATCCGCAACTCGCCCGGTCCCGCACCGGGCACTGTGCGCGATGAAGATTAAGTGCGGTGTTGATGATGCCGATATGGCTGAACGCCTGGGGGAAGTTGCCGAGCATGCGCTGGCCGGCCGGGTCGTACTGTTCCGCCAGCAAGCCAAGGTCGTTGCTCAAGCCGGTGAGGTGCTGGTACAGCGCTTCGGCTTCAGCCTGGCGCCCCAACAATACATAAACGTCTGCCAGCCAGAACGAGCACACCAGGAAGGTGCCTTCCCCCGGCGTCAGGCCGTCGCTGCAGCTGTCACTGTCGTAGCGCATCAGCAGGCCGTTCTTCAGCAGGCGCTGTTCGACCTGCTCCAGCGTGCGCAAAAAGCGTGGGTCATCTGCGGGCAAGAAGCCAGTCAGGGCGATCTGCAACAGGCTGGCATCCATCTCGGACGAGCCGTACGCCTGAACAAAAAAACGGCCACTGGGGTCCAGGCCTTTCTCGCAAACTTCGCGGTGAATGTCGTCAGCCACCTGGCGGTAATGGTCCCCGCGCTCGCGGCCTTCTTCAGTGGTGTCGGCCAACCCTGCGGCACGGTCGAAGGCGACCCAGGCCATCACCTTGGAGTGCACGAACTGTTGCCGGCCGCCGCGCACTTCCCAGATGCCTTCGTCCGGCTCGCGCCAGATGCCTTCGACGTAAGGCATGATCAGGCGGGAGATGGCGGCGCTGCGCGGATGGCGCGGCAAGCCGCCCTTGATCGCCTGGGACATGGCATCGGCCAGTTCGCCATAGATGTCCAGCTGCATCTGCTGCGACGCGGCATTGCCTACCCGCACGGGTTGCGAATGCTCGTAACCGGCCAGCCACGGCAAGGTGTATTCCTGCAGGTCACGCTCGCCGGCCAGGCCATACATGATCTGCATCTGCTCAGGGTTGCCGGCCACCGAGCGCAGCAGCCATTCGCGCCAGGCCTGGGCTTCGTCAAAGTAGCCGAGGTTCATGAAGGCCAGCAGTGTCATGGTGGCATCGCGCAGCCAGCAGAAGCGGTAGTCCCAGTTGCGCTCCCCACCCACACGCTCGGGCAGCGAGGTGGTGACGGCGGCGACGATACCGCCGGTGGGGGCGTAGGTCATGGCCTTGAGGGTGAGCAACGAGCGGCGCACCAGGGCGGTGTATGGCCCTACCTGCGGGCAGCGGGTGGCGAAGGCCTGCCACTGCTCGACGGTTTGGGCAAAAGCCTGGTCGATATCGCAGTCGGGCTGCACGGGCAGGTGCGAGGGTTGGTGACGCAGGCTGAAGATTTGGCGCTCGCCCGTGCCAACACGAAAGCGCGCGACGGTATGGTGGTCGAGTGCATGCGGGGGGACGGTGCTGCACAGGATCAGCCG from Pseudomonas fortuita carries:
- the preA gene encoding NAD-dependent dihydropyrimidine dehydrogenase subunit PreA translates to MADLSIVFAGIKAPNPFWLASAPPTDKAYNVVRAFEAGWGGVVWKTLGEDPAAVNVSSRYSAHYGANRLVQGINNIELITDRSLEINLREITQVKKDWPDRALIVSLMVPCVEDSWKFILPLVEATGADGIELNFGCPHGMPERGMGAAVGQVPEYVELVTRWCKTYCSLPVIVKLTPNITDIRQSARAAHRGGADAVSLINTINSITSVDLDRMVAHPIVGDQSTHGGYCGSAVKPIALNMVAEIARDPQTRGLPICGIGGIGNWRDAAEFMALGSGAVQVCTAAMLHGFRIVEDMKDGLARWMDQHGHRTLEAFRGQAVGHTTDWKYLDINYKSVAHIDQDACIGCGRCHIACEDTSHQAIASTLKADGTHAYSVIEEECVGCNLCQITCPVENCIEMQAQDTGKPYLNWTQDPRNPYREAS
- a CDS encoding TetR/AcrR family transcriptional regulator, with the protein product MANHKIEIRRRNIEKILQAAEKVFADKGYGATSMGDIAEQAELPRSNLHYYFSTKDELFRAVLQDLLDVWKQDALCFENFDDPRVVLTSYIRAKMGHSRSRPLGSKIWAEEMLHGAPVLGVNLDDSLVPWAKLKEAKIRRWVEEGRILPVEPSALLYMIWASTQHYADFGYQVQLLNGGEMLSDMAFESAVQTVTSVILRGIGLEP
- a CDS encoding VOC family protein, with protein sequence MGIRGTDRQIDNIEFNVSDIASSKAFYGSVFGWAFTDYGPAYTEFSDGRLTGGFTTGEPVRPGGPLVILYADDLDATQQRVEAAGATISRATFAFPGGRRFHFIDPDGYELAVWTAQA
- a CDS encoding glycoside hydrolase family 15 protein; this encodes MPAHIEDYALLGNCRSAALVSRDGSLDWLCLPRFDAPAVFAALLGNEENGRWRVAPCDPVEHSSRQYLDDTLVLETTWVTATGRARVLDFMPLGEVNSVVRIVEGLSGETNFEMDLVMRFDYGRSVPWVERLAPLTLSAVAGPDRLILCSTVPPHALDHHTVARFRVGTGERQIFSLRHQPSHLPVQPDCDIDQAFAQTVEQWQAFATRCPQVGPYTALVRRSLLTLKAMTYAPTGGIVAAVTTSLPERVGGERNWDYRFCWLRDATMTLLAFMNLGYFDEAQAWREWLLRSVAGNPEQMQIMYGLAGERDLQEYTLPWLAGYEHSQPVRVGNAASQQMQLDIYGELADAMSQAIKGGLPRHPRSAAISRLIMPYVEGIWREPDEGIWEVRGGRQQFVHSKVMAWVAFDRAAGLADTTEEGRERGDHYRQVADDIHREVCEKGLDPSGRFFVQAYGSSEMDASLLQIALTGFLPADDPRFLRTLEQVEQRLLKNGLLMRYDSDSCSDGLTPGEGTFLVCSFWLADVYVLLGRQAEAEALYQHLTGLSNDLGLLAEQYDPAGQRMLGNFPQAFSHIGIINTALNLHRAQCPVRDRASCG